Proteins from a genomic interval of Oceanispirochaeta crateris:
- a CDS encoding GerMN domain-containing protein: MIKKILPFVPVALIFLFLITVLILFNLEKGRNSHVLFFPLDGMNGKNAEIRNIYRSSDPKHRIDLFISELILGPVELELNSFMPEGTKIKASIWSGNSLYLDFNKDFILDTPRIPLSYTEKIDYLQRNIKFNFPHIKEIVVTVEGQIPGSEFYYDSEKIDS, from the coding sequence ATGATAAAAAAGATTCTTCCCTTTGTTCCCGTAGCGCTCATTTTCCTTTTTCTTATAACTGTACTCATTTTATTTAACCTTGAAAAAGGAAGAAACAGTCATGTATTGTTCTTTCCTTTAGATGGGATGAACGGTAAAAATGCAGAAATTAGAAATATTTACAGATCGTCTGATCCTAAACACAGAATAGATCTCTTTATCAGTGAACTCATTTTGGGACCAGTAGAACTGGAACTAAACTCATTCATGCCGGAAGGGACCAAGATCAAGGCATCTATTTGGTCGGGGAATTCTTTATATCTTGATTTCAACAAAGACTTTATTTTGGATACACCCCGCATACCACTCAGCTATACTGAGAAGATTGATTACCTTCAAAGGAACATCAAATTTAATTTTCCGCATATAAAAGAGATAGTTGTCACAGTAGAAGGTCAGATTCCTGGTTCTGAATTCTATTATGATTCGGAAAAAATAGACTCTTGA
- a CDS encoding chemotaxis protein CheA produces MSDYLDPNNEELLKDFFYEANSQVEMLEQNIMAIEDNPTIDVIKEMLSARSDGTIYDEDISVLKQSLRTLSEGKAESSPSNTVNTSAEPLKKAQESPVLSEYDMLELKEAAGGLPVLQVIVSFDESNPMNSVGGIQVYAKLKTFGQILKTIPEFDRLYEDEYHPEVLYYLSSEMDPAAVEAEAQIDDVTEGVSATILGKETSAVKVSVKKEIPPVRVAQEKTSVPLEVKKPATPEKVTTPANEHDAINKEINKTSTVKAKSKDSSGSILRVDSKRIDNLLNLVSEAVINKATFNQINSSFADIQNELQHAESSFKEKLKSLFDELPQYLEDIQKNKSVKEVKKEINEKYEPLFTIFDSFESSFKQTVGTFKSTAANLGRNTGDLHEAILKIRMVPINQIFSRFPRLVRDLSKSLNKNIKLVIEGEDTELDKSVIEELLDPLMHCVRNSLDHGIEAPEEREAAGKESEGQILLKASNEGNMIVIEIADDGAGIDVEKVKKKAIDRGIIHPSKNLSDVEAFNLIFEPGFSTAQQVTNISGRGVGLDVVRKEIEKLNGTVTVHSTKGTGTRFIIKLPLTLAIIQGLLVRVGTEVYAIPITSVIESHRIKPEEIKIIDNHEVFNVREDVISLVRMNRLFRINTEESKDYNFIVIVGSGDKKMGVMVDSLIGEEDVVIKPLKDKYTNSPGIAGATILGDGTVSLIIDVSQLLDLCIQKEQATRLKRSQAY; encoded by the coding sequence ATGAGTGATTACCTTGATCCGAACAATGAAGAATTACTGAAAGACTTTTTCTATGAGGCCAATTCTCAAGTAGAAATGCTGGAACAGAACATTATGGCCATTGAAGACAATCCTACTATAGACGTTATCAAGGAAATGCTTTCTGCCAGAAGTGATGGTACAATCTATGATGAAGATATATCTGTCCTCAAGCAGTCCTTGAGAACTCTCAGTGAGGGGAAAGCAGAATCCTCTCCCTCTAACACGGTGAACACATCAGCTGAACCGCTTAAAAAAGCACAGGAAAGTCCAGTCTTGTCTGAATATGACATGCTTGAATTGAAAGAAGCTGCCGGCGGTTTGCCTGTTCTACAAGTGATTGTATCTTTTGATGAGTCAAACCCCATGAATTCTGTTGGGGGCATCCAAGTCTATGCTAAACTAAAAACCTTCGGACAGATACTGAAAACAATACCAGAATTTGATCGACTCTATGAAGATGAATATCATCCAGAGGTTCTGTATTATTTATCATCCGAAATGGATCCAGCCGCTGTGGAAGCAGAGGCTCAGATTGACGATGTCACAGAGGGTGTATCAGCCACCATTCTGGGTAAAGAGACATCGGCTGTTAAAGTAAGTGTTAAAAAGGAAATCCCTCCAGTAAGAGTTGCACAAGAAAAAACAAGTGTGCCATTGGAAGTGAAGAAACCCGCGACTCCAGAAAAAGTAACAACACCTGCTAATGAGCATGATGCTATCAATAAAGAAATCAACAAGACCTCCACTGTAAAAGCAAAATCAAAGGACTCTAGCGGTTCAATTCTGCGTGTAGACAGTAAAAGAATTGATAATTTACTGAATCTGGTGAGTGAAGCAGTGATCAATAAAGCTACTTTTAATCAGATCAATAGCTCATTTGCAGATATCCAGAATGAACTTCAGCATGCTGAAAGCAGCTTCAAGGAAAAACTTAAATCCCTGTTTGATGAACTCCCCCAGTATCTGGAAGATATTCAGAAAAACAAATCTGTAAAAGAAGTCAAAAAAGAGATCAATGAAAAATACGAACCTCTTTTCACAATTTTTGACTCCTTTGAAAGCAGCTTTAAACAAACAGTTGGAACCTTCAAGAGTACCGCTGCGAACCTCGGACGCAACACGGGAGACCTGCATGAAGCCATACTAAAAATTAGAATGGTACCCATTAATCAAATCTTTTCCAGATTTCCCCGTCTTGTTAGAGATCTTTCAAAATCATTAAATAAGAATATAAAACTGGTCATTGAAGGTGAAGACACAGAGCTCGATAAGTCGGTGATCGAAGAGCTTTTGGATCCATTAATGCATTGTGTCAGGAATTCCCTGGATCATGGAATCGAAGCTCCGGAAGAACGGGAAGCTGCAGGCAAAGAAAGTGAAGGTCAGATACTCCTGAAAGCCAGTAATGAAGGGAACATGATCGTCATTGAGATTGCTGATGATGGTGCCGGTATTGACGTAGAAAAGGTTAAGAAAAAAGCCATAGATAGAGGAATCATTCATCCAAGCAAAAATCTTTCTGATGTAGAAGCCTTCAATTTGATCTTTGAACCCGGTTTTTCTACAGCTCAGCAGGTGACAAACATTTCCGGCCGCGGAGTTGGCCTGGATGTAGTCAGGAAGGAAATCGAAAAATTAAATGGAACCGTAACTGTTCATTCAACAAAAGGAACAGGGACTCGTTTTATCATAAAACTCCCCTTGACCTTGGCAATCATCCAGGGGCTTCTTGTCCGAGTAGGAACGGAAGTCTACGCTATACCCATCACCAGTGTTATAGAGAGCCATAGAATCAAACCGGAAGAAATAAAAATTATTGATAATCATGAAGTATTCAATGTGAGGGAAGATGTTATATCCCTTGTCCGGATGAACCGTCTGTTTAGAATCAATACAGAGGAATCCAAGGATTATAACTTCATTGTCATCGTGGGTAGCGGGGACAAGAAAATGGGGGTAATGGTAGACTCTCTCATAGGAGAAGAGGATGTTGTCATCAAACCTCTGAAAGATAAATATACAAATTCCCCAGGAATTGCTGGTGCAACTATTTTGGGGGATGGAACGGTTTCACTGATAATTGATGTTAGTCAGCTTTTAGATCTTTGTATTCAAAAAGAGCAGGCAACAAGGCTTAAAAGATCACAGGCATATTAA
- a CDS encoding histidine kinase dimerization/phosphoacceptor domain -containing protein, which produces MLNLDFIYFFLNIMTGCLSLSLAILLIVFHGPSLFKPAALLMFLFWFWLMCELAEYYTSTAKLKFIFNNLQYIATSFLPLIWISFCYHIRLGKSFFRNKGFRFFFLYPLVVILLVYTNSFHKLLWDSPQYIGGNYGISKALKPLFSYLFLINFSTIFLGIALLVIRPNEALKKGGNARWLVVFMGVLSMGTAFFEWKADYKLQFELTPLTISIVGLTALLYLKNSIKSQVLINKYNILSTLKDPLFIISEDGLILFANDSASRMTGICEKQFYSVNIKSVISSLENLKEEIIFHNHLFYHVNINTVLRKNDHIYAVSLTEITALKDSEISLKHLSEELESLVHNRTDSLNKSNQKLKKLVEEKNVLLQEVHHRVNNNLQMIISLLNLQCSKVEEDRLKHYLKDSVARVQTIAMVHQMLYKSEDFTRINLKRYLGDLLHSMLYDQLEDLELDLCSVHCSTTTCIHVGMILNEIVLNALKYAYPLEEARKSFLCRTTLEKRRDETDRLHLFFRDFGVGIPDGVIDSLEQKSLGFRIIRTLVKQRKGEMHIYNDQGCIYDLSIEL; this is translated from the coding sequence ATGCTGAATTTAGATTTTATCTATTTCTTTTTAAATATCATGACCGGATGCCTGTCTCTTTCACTGGCTATCTTGCTTATCGTTTTTCATGGACCATCCCTGTTTAAGCCAGCCGCCTTATTGATGTTTCTATTCTGGTTTTGGCTGATGTGCGAATTGGCCGAATACTATACTTCAACGGCAAAATTAAAATTTATTTTTAATAATCTACAATATATTGCGACCTCTTTTTTACCACTTATTTGGATTTCTTTTTGCTATCATATCAGGCTAGGGAAATCTTTTTTTAGAAATAAGGGGTTTCGTTTTTTCTTTCTTTATCCCCTTGTGGTCATTCTTCTGGTATATACCAATTCATTCCATAAGCTCCTCTGGGATTCACCTCAGTATATTGGGGGCAATTATGGAATCTCAAAGGCCTTAAAACCCCTATTTTCCTATTTGTTTTTAATAAATTTTTCAACTATTTTTCTAGGAATTGCACTTTTGGTAATACGGCCAAACGAAGCTTTAAAAAAAGGAGGGAATGCCAGGTGGCTCGTTGTATTCATGGGGGTTTTGTCCATGGGAACTGCATTTTTCGAATGGAAGGCTGATTACAAATTACAATTTGAGTTAACTCCATTGACCATTTCCATTGTTGGCCTGACGGCATTGCTCTATTTAAAGAATAGTATTAAGAGTCAGGTTCTGATAAATAAATATAATATTTTATCAACATTGAAAGATCCTTTATTTATAATTTCGGAAGATGGATTGATCCTTTTTGCCAATGATTCGGCTTCCCGGATGACCGGGATTTGTGAAAAACAATTCTACTCGGTCAATATCAAATCCGTGATCTCATCTCTTGAGAATCTAAAAGAGGAAATCATCTTTCACAATCATCTATTTTATCATGTAAATATAAACACGGTTCTGAGAAAAAATGATCATATTTATGCAGTGTCCCTTACGGAGATCACAGCATTAAAGGATTCTGAAATCAGTTTAAAACATCTCTCTGAAGAACTTGAATCGCTTGTTCATAATAGGACAGACAGCCTGAATAAAAGTAATCAAAAATTAAAAAAACTGGTAGAAGAAAAAAATGTTTTACTTCAGGAGGTTCATCATAGGGTCAACAATAACCTTCAGATGATCATCAGCCTTCTCAATTTGCAATGTAGTAAGGTAGAAGAAGATCGGCTGAAACACTATTTAAAAGATTCTGTAGCGAGAGTCCAGACAATAGCCATGGTGCATCAAATGCTCTACAAGTCCGAAGATTTCACCAGGATCAATTTAAAACGCTACCTTGGGGATCTATTGCATTCTATGCTGTACGATCAACTGGAGGACCTTGAGCTGGATCTCTGCAGCGTCCACTGTTCGACCACAACCTGTATACATGTGGGTATGATCCTCAATGAAATTGTTTTGAATGCCTTGAAATATGCCTATCCCCTGGAAGAAGCGCGCAAATCTTTTCTCTGTAGGACTACCTTGGAAAAAAGGCGGGATGAAACCGATAGGCTTCATTTGTTTTTTAGGGACTTTGGAGTGGGGATACCCGATGGAGTCATTGATTCTCTGGAACAAAAATCTCTCGGATTCAGAATCATCCGCACATTGGTCAAACAGAGAAAGGGAGAGATGCATATCTATAATGATCAGGGTTGTATATATGATCTTTCAATTGAATTATAA
- a CDS encoding flagellar filament outer layer protein FlaA, with product MKRFFTLLFLAVFFLTGSVFAEETVMINFSDLIDDYQGQNKATLMDFSTVAGTRYTEEEKAAMQTSLLVPNWEVELTSSAQTVVNNSLSYVLGVPVQNDVNNFATAGDQVMGIRVHFPEGSFNAYAMVKPPFAIPAYATSTVEDDPVRGEQFTGYGVVKNVGVLKSVKVRVYGMNFPMGLGLVFRDSNENTQSIFLSYLDFDGWRELEWQNPNYITEIRNRELRNDPLYPRSQPSLTLDSIYVYRDAMQEGGDFISYIKDISVIYDQAVLDVLNSDIDHESTWSILADREEARRNAELKRLGNVQVLRYLESQKMHSDEQVAEPAAE from the coding sequence ATGAAACGGTTCTTCACACTCTTGTTTTTGGCAGTTTTTTTCCTGACTGGCTCAGTATTTGCTGAAGAAACAGTTATGATTAACTTCTCAGACCTGATTGATGACTATCAGGGACAGAACAAGGCCACATTGATGGATTTCAGTACGGTAGCAGGTACACGCTACACTGAAGAAGAAAAGGCTGCCATGCAGACTTCTCTCCTCGTTCCTAACTGGGAAGTTGAGCTTACATCTTCTGCACAGACTGTTGTAAACAACTCTCTTTCCTATGTACTCGGAGTTCCCGTCCAGAATGACGTGAACAATTTTGCTACAGCAGGTGATCAGGTAATGGGTATAAGAGTCCATTTTCCAGAGGGATCTTTTAACGCTTATGCGATGGTTAAACCTCCTTTTGCGATTCCCGCTTATGCAACTAGTACTGTTGAAGATGATCCTGTTAGGGGTGAACAGTTTACAGGATATGGTGTTGTAAAAAATGTTGGTGTTCTTAAGTCTGTAAAAGTTCGTGTTTATGGTATGAACTTTCCAATGGGTCTCGGTCTTGTATTCCGTGATTCCAATGAAAACACACAGTCTATCTTTTTAAGCTATCTGGATTTTGATGGCTGGAGAGAACTGGAATGGCAGAATCCTAACTACATCACCGAAATTAGAAATAGAGAACTCAGAAATGATCCTCTTTACCCAAGAAGCCAGCCTTCTTTAACTCTTGACAGCATCTATGTTTATAGAGATGCAATGCAGGAAGGTGGAGACTTCATCTCTTATATCAAAGATATAAGCGTCATTTATGACCAGGCTGTTCTTGATGTTCTCAACTCTGATATTGATCATGAATCAACTTGGAGTATTTTGGCAGATAGAGAAGAAGCCAGAAGAAATGCAGAGCTGAAAAGATTGGGAAATGTTCAGGTTCTCAGATATCTTGAATCTCAGAAAATGCATTCTGATGAACAGGTTGCGGAACCCGCAGCTGAGTAA
- a CDS encoding chemotaxis protein CheX has protein sequence MRVEYINPFVEAAFNIIKEVLQCEVNREELYLKKSTQPVMGVAAIVGLAGDVEGRVLIDMSQETAIKVASTMNGEELTSMDELVKATITELANMVTAQAVTKLHDLGFKFDLTPPAIITGENMQVSDINVEALIVPLGLPHGKIEINVAIRERLGV, from the coding sequence ATGAGAGTTGAGTATATCAATCCTTTTGTTGAAGCAGCGTTCAACATTATCAAGGAAGTACTTCAATGTGAAGTAAACAGGGAAGAATTGTATCTGAAAAAGTCAACACAACCTGTTATGGGCGTAGCAGCTATTGTTGGCCTTGCCGGCGATGTCGAAGGAAGAGTGTTGATTGATATGTCTCAGGAGACGGCTATAAAAGTTGCATCCACCATGAACGGTGAAGAGCTGACTTCCATGGATGAACTGGTAAAAGCCACAATCACAGAATTGGCCAATATGGTAACAGCTCAGGCAGTCACAAAACTACATGATTTAGGATTTAAGTTCGATCTGACTCCTCCGGCCATTATTACCGGCGAAAATATGCAGGTATCGGACATAAATGTTGAAGCACTGATTGTCCCCCTTGGATTACCACATGGTAAGATAGAAATTAATGTTGCAATTAGAGAACGGTTAGGAGTCTAA
- a CDS encoding ATP-grasp domain-containing protein has product MNQTAIMILGAGIMQLPAFEAAKKNNWYTIAADGNPEAPCRSRADQFLNIDLKDRVGLVEAAEELMTTRNIQGVFTCGTDFSASVAWIAEKLNLPGIPYQTALDCTDKYRMRMKFKEQNIPIPAFCELSAELDPHKETKHLLYPLVVKPVDNMGGRGVITVDTPENLEKALSEAIKFSRTNRAIVEEFMDGPEFSIDSLVVDGELVICGFADRHIYYPPCFIEMGHTLPSNIEKSEEEEIYRVFKNAVKALNITTGAAKGDIKLTSRGVMIGEIAARLSGGYMSGWTFPYASGVSLVEEGMRLSMGLKPVNLKATESNTSSERAFISIPGRIQDIHYLEEAHALDYVKDIFLISDKGDRVQFPLNNVMKCGNVIAVGPDRASAVNASAKAVSMIRISLESGDAETQEFLSMPLETQFPPSAYLRESWKELENLKAFKPDFSMQYKESPIPVPQKAQGLDFLSQKDWNCLSLEEALEEIIKTKNLTKTSEPLWTLYALHFWYAFIRGGIQGGLWYINQNNEVH; this is encoded by the coding sequence ATGAATCAAACAGCCATAATGATACTGGGAGCCGGAATCATGCAGTTGCCGGCTTTTGAAGCTGCCAAAAAAAATAATTGGTATACCATCGCCGCCGATGGGAATCCTGAAGCTCCCTGTCGTTCCAGAGCAGATCAATTTCTAAACATAGACCTGAAAGATAGAGTAGGTCTTGTGGAAGCAGCAGAAGAACTGATGACGACAAGAAATATTCAGGGGGTTTTCACCTGTGGAACAGATTTCTCAGCCTCTGTCGCCTGGATAGCAGAAAAGCTGAATCTTCCGGGAATTCCCTATCAGACAGCACTAGACTGTACAGACAAATACCGAATGAGGATGAAATTTAAAGAACAGAATATTCCCATTCCGGCATTTTGTGAATTATCTGCCGAGCTGGATCCTCATAAAGAAACAAAACATCTCTTATACCCCCTGGTTGTCAAACCAGTGGATAATATGGGCGGTAGGGGAGTTATCACCGTTGATACTCCTGAAAATCTTGAAAAAGCCCTTAGCGAAGCCATAAAGTTCTCCAGAACAAATCGTGCTATAGTTGAAGAATTCATGGACGGACCAGAATTCAGCATTGATTCATTAGTAGTGGATGGCGAGCTTGTCATATGCGGATTTGCTGACAGACACATCTATTATCCTCCCTGTTTCATCGAAATGGGACATACACTTCCTTCTAACATTGAGAAATCAGAGGAAGAGGAAATATATCGTGTATTCAAAAATGCCGTAAAAGCCCTGAATATTACGACTGGTGCGGCAAAAGGTGATATAAAACTCACTTCAAGGGGAGTGATGATTGGTGAAATTGCCGCCAGACTGTCCGGTGGTTATATGTCCGGCTGGACCTTTCCCTATGCTTCGGGAGTGTCTCTAGTCGAAGAAGGAATGCGCCTTAGTATGGGACTCAAGCCGGTGAATCTGAAGGCTACAGAATCCAATACATCTTCTGAAAGAGCCTTTATATCTATACCCGGACGGATACAGGACATCCACTATCTTGAAGAAGCCCATGCTCTTGACTACGTAAAAGATATTTTTCTAATTTCTGATAAGGGAGACAGAGTCCAATTTCCACTGAACAATGTCATGAAATGCGGAAACGTCATTGCCGTGGGACCAGATAGAGCAAGCGCTGTAAACGCGAGCGCCAAGGCTGTGTCAATGATTAGAATCAGCCTGGAAAGTGGTGATGCAGAGACACAAGAGTTTCTTTCTATGCCCTTGGAGACTCAGTTTCCACCGTCTGCCTACCTAAGGGAGAGCTGGAAGGAATTAGAAAACCTCAAGGCCTTCAAACCTGATTTTTCAATGCAATATAAAGAAAGTCCCATTCCGGTGCCTCAGAAAGCTCAAGGATTGGATTTTCTCTCACAAAAGGATTGGAATTGCCTGTCTTTGGAAGAGGCGCTGGAAGAGATCATAAAAACAAAAAATCTCACCAAAACCAGTGAACCCCTGTGGACACTCTATGCTCTTCATTTCTGGTATGCCTTTATCAGGGGAGGCATTCAGGGCGGTTTATGGTATATTAATCAGAACAATGAGGTTCATTAA
- a CDS encoding CheR family methyltransferase, producing MNTSVQGLNRMANEKEIELAKIDFKMVTFTLAGKDYGIDIMKVKEIHKALKFTFVPNSAPFVKGVYNMRGDIISVIDLRVFFNLPVPKEDKGFENMIILRLEDNTIGILVDTIDKVIGIDSSRKQPPHPLFGDINIKYIDGVVENDSSLYIILDSEKIFNKEEKSDKNEKIRNIAAQAAMPAEVTELEESIANTDNHESLNLGFIKETLPTYLNFFPSGMNEDWISSRFDGWMKVKGEDNFQLKNRQDAEEYLRGFNSSCSGQLWSDDLIANIKPLLPSLKGNAMVWNPGCGRGYETYSLACLLKNKNPEVILKIQGNDNDLINISSAPGLNVDKEKISSFYEPYLVTTSTGAQFNEVIKDSIIFEYSDLSNESSLPPLDMVVCRDTLCYQPVEGQIKLLDYMYECLKPGGLLMLGDNEVPINLSGWEVIANNNLKLFKKI from the coding sequence ATGAATACGAGTGTACAGGGACTGAACAGAATGGCCAATGAAAAAGAAATTGAATTGGCCAAAATAGATTTTAAAATGGTAACATTTACTCTGGCCGGTAAAGATTACGGCATAGACATCATGAAGGTAAAAGAGATTCATAAGGCCTTAAAATTCACATTTGTTCCGAATTCGGCCCCTTTTGTCAAAGGTGTATATAACATGAGAGGAGACATCATTTCTGTTATAGATTTGAGAGTTTTCTTCAATTTGCCGGTTCCCAAAGAAGACAAAGGCTTTGAAAACATGATTATCCTCCGGCTGGAAGATAATACAATTGGGATTCTTGTAGATACCATAGATAAGGTTATTGGCATTGATTCCTCGAGGAAACAACCTCCCCATCCTTTGTTTGGAGATATTAATATAAAATATATTGACGGTGTTGTAGAAAACGATTCCAGTCTTTATATCATTCTGGATTCTGAAAAAATCTTCAACAAAGAAGAAAAAAGCGATAAAAATGAAAAAATCAGAAATATTGCGGCCCAGGCAGCCATGCCTGCTGAGGTTACAGAATTAGAAGAATCAATCGCCAATACGGATAATCATGAATCCCTGAATCTTGGTTTTATTAAAGAAACTCTCCCCACCTATCTTAATTTCTTCCCCAGTGGTATGAACGAGGATTGGATTTCTTCTCGTTTTGACGGATGGATGAAGGTGAAGGGTGAAGATAACTTTCAGCTGAAAAACAGACAGGATGCCGAGGAATACCTAAGAGGATTCAACTCTAGCTGTTCTGGGCAACTGTGGAGTGATGATTTAATAGCCAATATCAAACCCCTTCTTCCAAGCCTTAAGGGAAATGCCATGGTTTGGAATCCGGGTTGCGGTAGAGGCTATGAGACATATTCCTTAGCCTGTCTTCTTAAAAATAAAAACCCCGAAGTCATCCTCAAAATCCAGGGTAATGACAATGATTTGATCAATATATCCTCTGCACCTGGATTAAATGTCGATAAGGAAAAAATATCTTCTTTCTATGAACCATATCTTGTCACAACGAGTACGGGAGCCCAATTTAACGAGGTAATCAAAGACAGTATTATTTTTGAATACAGTGATTTAAGCAATGAATCATCATTGCCACCACTGGATATGGTAGTATGCCGTGATACTCTGTGTTATCAACCCGTGGAAGGTCAGATTAAATTGTTAGACTATATGTATGAGTGTTTAAAACCAGGAGGGTTACTCATGTTGGGAGATAATGAGGTCCCTATTAACCTGAGCGGATGGGAAGTAATAGCGAATAACAACCTTAAATTATTTAAAAAAATATAA
- a CDS encoding response regulator, translating to MKTTSDFPSINERTPVGQMDGRAIKVLIVDDSMFVTKQISQILTSEGFDIVGTAADGAEGVEKYKELFPEVDLVTMDITMPRMDGVTALEKIVEFDKNANVIMVSALGKQDLVKKSLMLGAKNYIVKPLDRKKVLERVISAIK from the coding sequence ATGAAAACCACAAGTGATTTTCCTTCTATTAATGAACGTACGCCTGTTGGGCAAATGGATGGTAGAGCAATTAAGGTTCTCATTGTTGATGACTCTATGTTCGTAACAAAACAGATCAGCCAAATTTTAACATCAGAAGGGTTTGATATTGTTGGAACCGCTGCTGATGGTGCTGAAGGTGTTGAAAAATACAAAGAACTTTTCCCAGAAGTCGATTTGGTAACAATGGATATTACAATGCCCCGCATGGATGGTGTTACAGCCCTGGAAAAGATCGTTGAATTTGATAAGAATGCAAATGTCATTATGGTCAGTGCTCTTGGAAAACAAGATCTTGTTAAAAAATCTCTGATGCTTGGTGCAAAGAATTACATAGTTAAACCTTTGGATAGAAAGAAAGTATTAGAAAGAGTCATAAGCGCCATAAAATAA
- a CDS encoding N-acetylmuramoyl-L-alanine amidase family protein gives MNHEELVAKTGARLLWDPAIKKGIFLKDKQSIAFMADESILLLNGRDVYYTAAIVYEKGVLKFSADTVDFISSFFLSENSRSTASQFRVAAIILDAGHGGRDSGATSSFPVDGIKVPLYEKNLVLDLTLALEEELSEKYTQKEIILTRTNDTYPTLEERVDLANSFNLQKGEGIIYISIHANASLNQKAQGFEIWYLPEDYRRQILNEEGHENRLDPVLNTLMEEEFTLESQKLAGYISENLKESLGETTPNRGIKEESWFVVRNAMMASVLIETGFITNNEETAKLRDPEYLMRLKNGIYNGIVDFVDFFENRYN, from the coding sequence ATGAATCATGAGGAACTGGTTGCCAAAACTGGAGCCCGTCTTCTCTGGGACCCAGCGATCAAGAAGGGTATATTTTTAAAAGACAAACAATCCATTGCCTTTATGGCCGATGAGTCCATACTCCTTCTCAATGGCCGCGATGTTTATTACACAGCAGCCATCGTATACGAAAAGGGTGTCTTAAAATTTTCTGCTGACACCGTCGACTTTATAAGCAGTTTTTTTCTCAGTGAAAACTCAAGAAGCACGGCATCACAATTCAGAGTGGCTGCCATCATATTAGATGCAGGCCATGGAGGAAGAGATTCCGGAGCCACAAGTTCCTTTCCAGTAGATGGGATTAAAGTTCCCTTATATGAAAAGAACCTAGTTCTGGACCTGACACTTGCCCTAGAAGAGGAGCTATCAGAAAAATATACCCAGAAGGAAATAATCTTAACGAGAACAAATGATACCTATCCGACTCTGGAAGAAAGAGTCGATCTCGCCAACAGTTTCAATCTCCAAAAAGGGGAAGGAATTATCTATATATCCATTCATGCGAACGCCAGCTTAAACCAAAAAGCACAAGGCTTTGAAATATGGTACCTTCCCGAAGATTATAGGCGTCAGATTTTGAACGAAGAAGGACATGAAAATAGACTGGACCCCGTTTTAAATACTCTGATGGAAGAAGAATTTACCCTGGAAAGCCAAAAACTGGCCGGATATATTTCTGAAAACCTTAAAGAGTCACTGGGAGAAACAACACCCAACAGAGGAATCAAGGAAGAATCTTGGTTTGTAGTTCGTAATGCCATGATGGCATCGGTGTTGATTGAAACAGGTTTCATAACAAATAATGAAGAAACAGCAAAACTCCGTGATCCTGAATACTTGATGCGACTAAAGAATGGAATCTATAATGGCATCGTTGATTTTGTAGATTTTTTTGAAAATAGGTATAATTAA